A window of Sphingobium herbicidovorans contains these coding sequences:
- the ppa gene encoding inorganic diphosphatase translates to MNIELIPVGDDPPNSLNVIIEVPIGGEPVKYEFDKASGALFVDRILHTPMRYPANYGFVPHTLSPDGDPLDALVIARSPFVPGSVVRARPIAVLNLEDEAGGDEKLVCVPDNKTFPYYSDVDEKDDLPGIVMEQIEHFFTHYKDLEKQKWVRIGTWGGAEDARRITLEAIERYQAGKKAA, encoded by the coding sequence ATGAATATCGAACTGATCCCGGTCGGCGACGATCCGCCCAACAGCCTGAACGTCATCATCGAGGTGCCGATCGGCGGCGAGCCCGTGAAATATGAGTTCGACAAGGCATCGGGCGCGCTGTTCGTGGATCGCATCCTGCACACGCCGATGCGCTATCCCGCCAATTACGGCTTCGTGCCCCACACCCTGTCGCCCGATGGTGATCCGCTCGACGCGCTGGTGATCGCCCGGTCGCCCTTCGTCCCCGGATCCGTGGTGCGCGCGCGCCCGATCGCGGTGCTCAATCTGGAAGATGAAGCGGGCGGCGACGAAAAGCTCGTCTGCGTTCCCGATAACAAGACCTTCCCCTACTATAGCGACGTTGATGAAAAGGACGATCTGCCCGGCATCGTGATGGAGCAGATCGAACATTTCTTCACCCACTATAAGGATCTGGAAAAGCAGAAGTGGGTGCGGATCGGCACATGGGGCGGCGCGGAAGACGCCCGCCGCATCACGCTCGAAGCGATCGAACGCTATCAGGCTGGGAAGAAGGCCGCGTAA
- a CDS encoding TadE/TadG family type IV pilus assembly protein, whose product MAKRWLHNLLSDRSGTSTIELAIIFPVLAALTFIAADLAMAFKAKIRLQAAAERTAQLATSGGLNSAAYQNLAADAAAGAGVSSNAVTVTSSLLCDGTVQASMAEVCATGQQMKRYVTIGITGSYQPMFGKLLPGTSWASAQGITLTGSSSVRLQ is encoded by the coding sequence ATGGCGAAGAGATGGCTCCATAATCTGCTGTCCGACCGGTCGGGGACGAGCACCATCGAACTGGCTATCATCTTTCCGGTTCTGGCGGCGCTGACTTTCATCGCGGCGGATCTGGCGATGGCGTTCAAGGCGAAGATCAGACTTCAGGCGGCGGCTGAACGGACGGCGCAACTGGCCACCAGCGGCGGCCTCAACAGCGCAGCCTACCAGAATCTGGCTGCCGACGCGGCTGCGGGCGCGGGGGTGTCCTCCAACGCCGTGACAGTCACCAGTTCGCTGCTGTGCGATGGCACGGTGCAGGCGTCGATGGCTGAGGTTTGCGCGACGGGGCAGCAGATGAAGCGCTATGTGACGATCGGCATTACCGGCAGTTACCAGCCGATGTTCGGTAAATTGCTGCCCGGGACCAGTTGGGCATCGGCACAGGGCATTACGCTTACCGGCTCATCATCGGTGCGTCTGCAATGA
- a CDS encoding cystathionine gamma-synthase family protein, producing MTGETEADLTGAQAPRNRRRPKAAIMEIGGRKLKPATLMMGHGYDPTLSEGSLKPPIFLTSTFAFESAAAGKRHFEGVTGIRPGGAEGLVYSRFNGPNQEIAEDRLAVWEEAEDALLFSSGMSAIATTLLALVQPGDVIVHSAPLYAATESLIGRILGKFGVQWLDFPAGATEEDIGAVIEKAKALGRVALIYLESPANPTNVLVDVEAVVARRDQLFAGEAHIPPVAIDNTFLGPLWHHPLAHGADLVIYSLTKYAGGHSDLVAGGVLGPNGLINTIRSMRNTIGTILDPHSAWMLLRSLETLELRMTRAGENAAKVCAWLKEQPQVEKVVYLGFPETERQADIYRRHCTGAGSTFSLYLKGGEAEAFAFLDALKIAKLAVSLGGTETLASHPAAMTHLSVPADRKKALAINDNMVRISIGCEDADDLIADFAQALQAVG from the coding sequence ATGACCGGCGAAACCGAGGCCGATCTGACGGGCGCGCAAGCCCCACGCAACCGCCGCCGCCCCAAAGCCGCCATCATGGAGATTGGCGGCCGCAAGCTGAAGCCCGCGACGCTGATGATGGGTCATGGCTATGATCCCACCCTGTCCGAAGGATCATTGAAGCCGCCCATCTTCCTGACCTCCACCTTCGCGTTCGAAAGCGCGGCCGCGGGCAAGCGCCATTTCGAAGGCGTGACGGGCATTCGGCCGGGCGGCGCAGAGGGCCTTGTCTACTCCCGTTTCAACGGCCCCAATCAGGAAATCGCCGAAGACCGGCTGGCGGTCTGGGAAGAAGCCGAAGACGCGTTGCTCTTTTCCAGCGGCATGTCCGCCATAGCCACGACGCTGCTGGCCCTTGTGCAGCCTGGCGACGTCATCGTTCATTCCGCTCCGCTCTATGCCGCGACCGAATCGCTGATCGGCCGCATTCTGGGCAAGTTTGGGGTACAATGGCTCGATTTCCCGGCGGGCGCGACCGAAGAAGATATTGGCGCGGTCATCGAAAAGGCCAAGGCGCTGGGCCGCGTAGCGCTTATCTATCTGGAAAGCCCGGCCAACCCGACCAACGTGCTGGTCGATGTGGAGGCGGTGGTGGCGCGGCGCGATCAGCTGTTCGCCGGCGAGGCGCATATTCCGCCGGTCGCGATCGACAACACCTTCCTCGGCCCGCTCTGGCACCATCCCCTTGCCCATGGCGCCGATCTGGTCATCTACAGCCTGACCAAATATGCGGGCGGCCACAGCGATCTGGTTGCGGGCGGCGTGCTCGGGCCTAACGGCCTGATCAATACGATCCGGTCGATGCGCAACACGATCGGCACGATCCTGGACCCGCACAGCGCATGGATGCTTCTGCGCAGCCTGGAAACGCTGGAATTGCGGATGACCCGTGCGGGAGAAAACGCCGCGAAGGTCTGCGCCTGGCTGAAGGAGCAGCCGCAGGTCGAAAAGGTCGTCTATCTCGGCTTCCCGGAGACTGAGCGGCAGGCGGACATATACCGGCGGCATTGCACCGGCGCGGGATCGACCTTCTCGCTGTACCTCAAGGGCGGCGAGGCGGAGGCCTTCGCCTTTCTCGACGCATTGAAGATCGCCAAGCTCGCCGTCAGCCTGGGCGGCACGGAGACACTTGCCAGCCACCCGGCGGCGATGACGCATCTTTCCGTCCCGGCCGATCGCAAAAAGGCCCTCGCGATCAACGACAACATGGTCCGCATCTCCATCGGCTGCGAGGATGCCGACGACCTGATCGCCGACTTTGCCCAAGCGTTGCAGGCGGTGGGATAA
- a CDS encoding TadE/TadG family type IV pilus assembly protein, which produces MIRLIRHQRGAAAIEFGLALPPFLMLLMGALQLGIVAMARTGLQHAVDEGARYATIFPTPTDAQIIAYVKSKRVGLDPAYATDPVVTHGTQYGIAYTEITMSYARPLNFLVYQTAPVSVSYTRRAY; this is translated from the coding sequence ATGATCCGGCTTATCCGGCATCAGCGCGGGGCTGCCGCGATCGAGTTCGGGCTGGCGCTGCCGCCTTTCCTCATGTTGCTGATGGGGGCGCTGCAACTGGGCATCGTGGCGATGGCGCGCACCGGATTGCAGCATGCGGTGGATGAAGGTGCGCGCTATGCCACCATCTTTCCCACGCCGACCGACGCACAGATCATCGCCTATGTGAAAAGCAAGCGCGTTGGCCTGGACCCGGCCTATGCCACGGACCCGGTCGTGACCCATGGCACGCAATATGGCATTGCCTACACGGAAATCACGATGAGCTACGCGCGGCCGCTCAATTTCCTGGTCTATCAGACCGCGCCTGTTTCGGTCAGTTATACGCGCCGGGCCTATTGA
- the gyrB gene encoding DNA topoisomerase (ATP-hydrolyzing) subunit B, whose translation MSEESQNTPNSNAYGADSIKVLKGLDAVRKRPGMYIGDTDDGSGLHHMVFEVSDNAIDEALAGHCDRILITLNPDGSVSVEDNGRGIPTGIHKEEGVSAAEVIMTQLHAGGKFENTNDDNAYKVSGGLHGVGVSVVNALSEYLDLNIWRDGKEHYMRFAYGDAVAPLKVIGDAPAGKKGTRVTFLPSTEKVPGDGGTFKNHTEFDFEKLEHRYRELAFLNSGVRLFLIDARHEEKKEIELFYEGGIAAFVKYLDRNKQPLMPDPIAISGSRDDVTIDVALEWNDSYYENVLCFTNNIPQRDGGTHLAAFRAALTRTLNNYADKSGMLKKEKVSLTGEDMREGLTAIVSVKLPDPKFSSQTKDKLVSSEVRQPLESLMADKMAEWLEENPAHGRMIIQKVIDAAAAREAAKKARELTRRKGVLDIASLPGKLADCQERDPAKSELFLVEGDSAGGSAKQGRNRHNQAILPLKGKILNVERARFDKMLSSKEVGTLIQAMGTGIRDDFNLEKLRYHKIVIMTDADVDGAHIRTLLLTFFYRQMPQIIEAGHLYIAQPPLYKATRGRSEVYLKNEAALEQYLVDNGVDTMALETTEGKRSGDDLRSLIEHGRRMRAVMRYVPRRYNPSIIEALAINGALDPELSQDAQAENLASTVKWMDMQDSEGSWTGRIAEEGGFHFERLWRGVTDHHMIEAGFIGSAEARKLHSIAAEEADSYRTTSRLVTAKAAAAAEESGDDELPAASKGSITITRPSELLEAILAAGRKGLSIQRYKGLGEMNAEQLWETTLDPDNRSMLRVEVEQADVADEIFTRLMGDVVEPRREFIQDNALNVANLDV comes from the coding sequence ATGAGCGAGGAAAGTCAGAACACCCCCAACAGCAATGCCTATGGCGCCGACAGCATCAAGGTCCTCAAAGGCCTGGATGCCGTGCGCAAGCGGCCTGGAATGTATATCGGCGATACCGACGACGGATCGGGCCTGCACCACATGGTGTTCGAGGTCAGCGACAATGCGATCGACGAGGCGCTGGCCGGTCATTGCGATCGCATCCTGATCACGTTGAACCCGGACGGGTCCGTCAGCGTGGAGGATAATGGCCGCGGCATCCCGACCGGCATCCACAAGGAAGAAGGCGTGTCGGCCGCCGAGGTCATCATGACCCAGCTTCACGCGGGCGGTAAGTTCGAGAACACCAACGACGACAACGCCTACAAGGTTTCGGGCGGCCTGCACGGCGTAGGCGTCAGCGTGGTGAACGCGCTCTCCGAATATCTGGACCTCAACATCTGGCGTGACGGCAAGGAGCATTACATGCGCTTTGCCTATGGCGATGCCGTCGCCCCGTTGAAGGTCATCGGCGATGCGCCCGCAGGCAAGAAGGGCACGCGCGTTACCTTCCTCCCCTCGACCGAGAAGGTTCCCGGCGACGGGGGCACATTCAAGAACCATACCGAGTTCGATTTCGAGAAGCTGGAACATCGCTACCGCGAACTGGCCTTCCTGAACTCGGGCGTGCGGCTGTTCCTGATCGATGCGCGGCATGAGGAAAAGAAGGAGATCGAGCTGTTCTACGAGGGCGGCATCGCAGCCTTCGTCAAATATCTCGATCGTAACAAGCAGCCGCTGATGCCAGATCCGATTGCGATTTCGGGCAGCCGCGACGATGTGACCATCGACGTCGCGCTGGAGTGGAACGACTCCTATTATGAGAACGTCCTCTGCTTCACCAACAACATCCCGCAGCGCGATGGCGGCACCCATCTGGCGGCCTTCCGCGCCGCGCTGACCCGGACTCTCAACAATTATGCCGACAAGTCGGGCATGTTGAAGAAGGAAAAGGTGTCCCTGACCGGCGAGGATATGCGCGAGGGCCTGACCGCCATCGTGTCGGTCAAGCTGCCCGATCCCAAATTCTCGTCCCAGACCAAGGACAAGCTGGTCAGTTCCGAAGTGCGCCAGCCGCTCGAAAGCCTGATGGCCGACAAGATGGCCGAATGGCTGGAGGAAAATCCCGCGCACGGCAGGATGATCATCCAGAAGGTGATCGACGCCGCCGCCGCCCGCGAAGCCGCCAAGAAGGCGCGCGAACTGACCCGGCGCAAGGGCGTATTGGATATCGCCTCCCTGCCCGGCAAGCTGGCCGATTGCCAGGAGCGTGACCCGGCCAAGTCCGAACTGTTCCTGGTCGAAGGCGATTCGGCGGGCGGTTCGGCCAAGCAGGGACGCAACCGGCACAATCAGGCGATCCTGCCGCTCAAGGGCAAGATTTTGAACGTCGAGCGAGCGCGCTTCGACAAGATGCTTTCATCGAAAGAGGTCGGTACGCTCATTCAGGCGATGGGCACCGGCATTCGCGACGATTTCAATCTGGAAAAGCTGCGCTATCACAAGATCGTCATCATGACCGACGCCGACGTCGATGGCGCGCATATCCGCACGCTGCTGCTCACCTTCTTCTACCGCCAGATGCCGCAGATCATCGAAGCGGGGCATCTCTATATCGCCCAGCCGCCTCTCTACAAGGCGACGCGCGGACGGTCCGAGGTCTACCTCAAGAACGAAGCGGCGCTGGAGCAATATCTGGTGGACAACGGCGTCGATACGATGGCGCTGGAAACCACGGAGGGCAAACGATCGGGCGATGACCTGCGGTCATTGATCGAGCATGGGCGGCGGATGCGCGCGGTGATGCGCTATGTGCCGCGCCGCTATAATCCCTCCATCATCGAGGCGCTGGCGATCAACGGCGCGCTCGACCCGGAACTCAGCCAGGACGCGCAGGCCGAAAATCTGGCCAGCACGGTCAAGTGGATGGACATGCAGGATAGCGAGGGCAGCTGGACCGGGCGCATCGCCGAAGAAGGCGGCTTCCATTTCGAACGCCTGTGGCGCGGCGTCACCGATCACCACATGATCGAAGCCGGCTTCATCGGTTCGGCCGAAGCCCGCAAGCTGCATAGCATCGCCGCCGAAGAAGCCGACAGCTATCGCACCACCAGCCGCCTGGTAACCGCCAAGGCCGCCGCCGCTGCCGAGGAATCGGGCGACGATGAACTGCCCGCTGCTTCCAAGGGATCGATCACCATCACCCGGCCGAGCGAGTTGCTGGAAGCCATTCTGGCCGCAGGGCGCAAGGGCCTGTCGATCCAGCGCTACAAGGGTCTGGGCGAAATGAACGCGGAACAGCTGTGGGAAACCACGCTGGACCCGGACAATCGCTCCATGCTGCGGGTCGAGGTCGAACAGGCGGACGTCGCTGACGAGATTTTCACGCGCCTGATGGGCGATGTGGTCGAACCGCGGCGCGAGTTTATTCAGGACAACGCGCTCAACGTCGCCAATCTGGACGTCTAG
- a CDS encoding pilus assembly protein TadG-related protein, whose amino-acid sequence MRPDVLRRCLRDKAGNVLMLAAASMPILVGAAGLATDTVQWALWKRQVQRQADSAALAGAYAVAQGFSASDSATADISRLSLVALSQTPTIENAPTTGVGAGNAKAVRVVLQTSSELPFSKILGVPTPVISGEATAAVVSEGDYCVVSLESTSTVGVTLQGNASVDLGCGIITNSRAASAVYAGGSSTVKATPVAAVGGLQASSNFVSPTTLQPYTVPQSDPYAALPVPSPSSCQGKLSVNPQGTASKGPGCYKGFDIKGTLNLDPGVYYIDGGSFNIGSQAVINGTGVTIILTSSNAATNPSQIATVDINGGATLNLSAPTTGTYSGVLFYQDRRALDSGENKINGNASSSFQGAFYFPSQAMSFSGTSGMTTNCVKMVGRRVTFIGNSSIVNQCENTGVNEITGTMVRLIG is encoded by the coding sequence ATGCGTCCTGATGTTTTACGCCGGTGCCTTCGGGACAAAGCGGGCAATGTCCTGATGCTGGCTGCGGCGTCCATGCCTATTCTTGTGGGTGCTGCGGGTCTTGCGACCGACACTGTGCAATGGGCCTTGTGGAAGCGCCAGGTTCAGCGGCAGGCAGATTCGGCTGCGCTTGCAGGCGCCTATGCCGTGGCCCAGGGCTTCAGCGCATCGGACAGCGCGACGGCAGACATCAGCCGTCTTTCGCTTGTCGCCTTGTCGCAAACACCCACAATCGAAAATGCGCCTACAACAGGCGTCGGCGCCGGCAATGCAAAGGCTGTGCGCGTCGTCCTGCAGACCAGTAGCGAGCTGCCTTTTTCAAAGATATTGGGCGTACCGACGCCCGTAATATCCGGCGAAGCGACAGCGGCGGTCGTGAGCGAGGGCGATTATTGCGTCGTATCGCTGGAATCTACTTCGACCGTTGGCGTCACGCTTCAGGGCAATGCCTCTGTCGATCTGGGCTGCGGCATTATCACCAATTCGCGGGCGGCCAGCGCCGTCTATGCCGGAGGCAGCAGTACCGTCAAGGCAACGCCCGTCGCCGCGGTCGGGGGGCTGCAGGCCAGTTCCAACTTCGTCTCGCCCACGACGCTGCAACCTTATACCGTGCCGCAGTCCGATCCCTATGCCGCGCTGCCGGTGCCCAGCCCGTCCAGTTGCCAGGGAAAGCTGAGCGTCAATCCACAGGGCACCGCGTCGAAGGGCCCGGGTTGTTACAAGGGCTTCGATATCAAGGGCACGCTGAACCTCGATCCCGGCGTCTATTATATCGATGGCGGCAGTTTCAACATAGGCTCGCAGGCGGTCATCAACGGCACCGGCGTCACCATCATCCTGACCAGCAGCAACGCGGCCACCAATCCCAGCCAGATCGCCACGGTCGATATCAACGGCGGCGCTACGCTGAACCTGTCAGCGCCGACCACCGGCACCTATTCCGGCGTCCTGTTTTATCAGGACCGGCGCGCGCTGGATTCGGGCGAAAACAAGATCAACGGCAACGCCAGTTCATCCTTCCAGGGGGCGTTCTATTTTCCCTCGCAAGCGATGTCGTTCAGCGGGACGTCGGGCATGACCACCAATTGCGTGAAGATGGTCGGTCGCCGAGTCACCTTCATCGGCAACAGCAGCATCGTCAATCAATGCGAAAATACGGGCGTGAATGAGATCACCGGCACTATGGTGAGGCTGATCGGCTGA
- the yczR gene encoding MocR-like transcription factor YczR: MSTSVLRPPSLLRLLGAWRAEESAEPAYRQLAQALRMLVLDGRVGLNVRLPGERELAAALGLSRTTIAAAFDRLRDEGFLESRQGSGSVTRLPPGRIEPESPEIDMVSYGNILNWTHAALPAAPGVGRACQTAVEALPAFLGELGYDPLGLPPLRRAIAAQFERRGCPTSPDQIIVTNGAQQGFALLLQWLTGPGDRAVIDHPTYHNVIQALQRAHVVPVPVGLPAQGWDIDAMEAAFRQTSPRFAYVIADFHNPTGRAMDPATRRALVAAATRSHTPLIIDETMVAMGLDFPAPPPVAIHDPSGRQVITMGSASKIFWGGLRIGWIRADPQTIAALGRLRTTMDMASPVVEQLAVAQLIDSDEGLGSRAAMLRARRDHLIGEIERHLPHWRVESPSGGLSLWAELPRAEATALAAIAESHGVRVAPGPRFGVSGAFERFLRLPFTLPEEQLTMGVERLAEADARLHARSPRGRDSLAAALEADRLI; the protein is encoded by the coding sequence ATGTCCACATCTGTCCTTCGTCCCCCTTCACTCCTCCGGCTGCTGGGCGCGTGGCGGGCGGAGGAGAGCGCCGAGCCCGCCTATCGCCAACTGGCGCAGGCACTGCGCATGCTTGTGCTCGATGGGCGCGTGGGTCTTAACGTCAGGCTGCCGGGAGAGCGGGAACTGGCCGCCGCGCTGGGGCTGAGCCGCACGACGATTGCCGCTGCCTTCGACCGGTTGCGGGACGAGGGATTTCTGGAGAGCCGCCAGGGATCCGGCAGCGTCACCCGCCTGCCGCCCGGGCGGATCGAGCCGGAGTCGCCGGAGATCGACATGGTCTCATACGGCAATATCCTCAACTGGACCCATGCTGCGCTGCCCGCTGCGCCGGGGGTCGGCCGCGCCTGCCAGACTGCGGTGGAGGCATTGCCGGCTTTTCTGGGCGAGCTGGGCTATGACCCGCTTGGCCTGCCCCCGCTGCGCCGTGCCATTGCCGCGCAGTTCGAACGGCGCGGCTGTCCGACCAGCCCCGACCAGATCATCGTCACCAATGGCGCGCAGCAGGGTTTTGCCTTGCTGCTGCAATGGCTGACCGGGCCGGGCGACCGGGCGGTGATCGACCATCCGACCTATCATAATGTCATCCAGGCGTTGCAGCGCGCCCATGTCGTGCCAGTGCCGGTCGGCCTGCCCGCCCAAGGGTGGGACATTGACGCGATGGAAGCGGCCTTCCGCCAGACGAGCCCGCGCTTTGCCTATGTCATCGCCGATTTTCACAACCCCACCGGGCGAGCCATGGATCCGGCGACCCGGCGCGCTCTGGTCGCCGCCGCCACGCGCAGCCATACGCCGCTGATCATTGACGAAACGATGGTGGCGATGGGGCTGGATTTCCCCGCGCCGCCCCCAGTGGCGATCCATGATCCCTCAGGACGCCAGGTCATCACCATGGGGTCAGCCAGCAAGATATTCTGGGGCGGGCTGCGGATCGGCTGGATACGCGCGGATCCGCAGACGATCGCCGCGCTCGGCCGCCTGCGCACGACGATGGACATGGCGAGCCCCGTTGTGGAGCAGCTTGCCGTCGCGCAGTTGATCGACAGCGATGAAGGGTTGGGATCACGCGCGGCCATGCTGCGCGCCCGCCGCGATCATCTGATCGGGGAGATAGAAAGGCATCTGCCGCACTGGCGTGTCGAATCGCCTTCCGGCGGGCTTTCCCTGTGGGCGGAACTGCCCCGTGCCGAGGCGACTGCGCTGGCCGCGATTGCCGAAAGCCATGGCGTGCGCGTCGCGCCAGGGCCGCGCTTTGGGGTCAGCGGCGCGTTCGAACGCTTCCTGCGCCTGCCATTCACCTTGCCGGAAGAGCAGTTGACGATGGGCGTGGAGCGGCTGGCCGAAGCCGATGCGCGGCTGCACGCGCGGTCGCCGCGTGGGCGCGATTCGCTGGCGGCCGCGCTGGAGGCGGACCGCCTGATCTGA
- a CDS encoding ligase-associated DNA damage response DEXH box helicase, with the protein MSQSLPDPLEQWFSSRGWTPRRHQMDMLAAARSGDHALLGAPTGAGKTLAGFLPTLADLIDSPGGGLHTLYVSPLKALAVDVRRNLLTPIEEMDLPIRVETRTGDTPSDRKARQRARPPEILLTTPESLSLLLSYPDSFLMFAQLRTVIIDEVHAFATQKRGDLLSLSLARLQAINPALRRVALSATVADVDAYRAWLAPDGDINSVTPVIGEQGADPNVAIFIPEGRIPWSGHSGKYAAKQVMAEIERRQTTLIFCNTRGLAELIFQELWTANDANLPIAIHHGSLSVEARRKVENAMAAGKLRALVATASLDLGVDWGNVDCVIQMGAPKGSSRLLQRIGRANHRLDCPSEAILIPGNRFEYLEARAALDAVEAGERDADDFRPGSLDVLAQHVMALACAAPFREEELLSEIRSATPYSALTDDAFANVLHFIEGGGYALRAYDRFKRLTHEADGTWRVSHPRFIQQHRLNAGIIVDQPVLDVRFANGRKLGTVEEGFAATLRPGDSFFFSGTALEVVRMDLTDLIVRATSKQARIPTWGGTRMAMSTRLADRVRHFLAEPEEWYRFPDDVRDWLEVQKYRSALPEPGQLLIETFPHEGRHYLVCYSFEGWNAHQSLGMLLTRRMDAQGLMPLGFVSNDYALAVYGLKPVTDPQSLFSADILDHEFVEWVEQSSLLKRAFRDVAVIAGLIERQHPGKRKTGRQVTFSTDLIYDVLRKYQPDHLLIKAAWADARARMTDVGRLGDLIDRASATMLHIDLERVSPLAVPVLILIGREQVAQTAAEDALLIEAEALVAEAMRTD; encoded by the coding sequence ATGAGCCAAAGCCTACCCGACCCGCTGGAGCAATGGTTCAGCTCTCGCGGCTGGACGCCGCGCCGTCACCAGATGGACATGCTCGCCGCCGCTCGCTCCGGGGATCATGCGCTGCTCGGCGCCCCGACGGGAGCGGGCAAGACGCTGGCGGGCTTTCTGCCGACGCTTGCCGACCTGATCGATAGTCCGGGCGGGGGCCTTCATACGCTCTATGTTTCGCCGTTGAAGGCGCTGGCGGTCGATGTGCGCCGCAATCTGCTGACGCCGATCGAGGAAATGGACTTGCCGATCCGCGTCGAGACCCGGACGGGCGACACGCCATCCGACCGAAAGGCCCGTCAGCGCGCACGGCCGCCGGAAATCCTGCTGACCACGCCGGAATCGCTATCGCTGCTGCTGAGCTATCCGGACAGCTTCCTGATGTTCGCGCAGCTGCGGACCGTGATCATCGATGAAGTCCATGCCTTCGCCACGCAGAAGCGCGGCGACCTGCTCAGCCTCTCGCTCGCCCGGTTGCAGGCGATCAACCCGGCCCTGCGGCGCGTGGCGTTGTCGGCGACGGTTGCGGATGTTGACGCCTATCGCGCGTGGCTTGCGCCGGACGGCGACATCAACAGCGTGACGCCCGTCATCGGGGAGCAGGGCGCCGATCCAAACGTCGCCATCTTCATCCCCGAAGGCCGCATTCCCTGGTCGGGGCATTCAGGCAAATATGCCGCCAAACAGGTGATGGCGGAAATCGAACGGCGGCAGACCACGCTTATATTCTGCAACACGCGGGGCCTTGCCGAACTCATCTTTCAGGAACTGTGGACGGCGAACGACGCCAATCTTCCCATCGCCATCCATCATGGCAGCCTGTCGGTCGAGGCGCGGCGCAAGGTTGAGAACGCCATGGCGGCGGGGAAGCTGCGTGCGCTGGTGGCCACTGCCAGCCTCGACCTGGGCGTCGATTGGGGCAATGTCGATTGCGTGATCCAGATGGGTGCGCCCAAGGGTTCGTCCCGGCTGCTCCAGCGCATCGGCCGCGCCAACCACCGGCTGGACTGTCCGAGTGAGGCGATTTTGATACCCGGCAACCGCTTCGAATATCTGGAAGCGCGCGCCGCGCTTGACGCGGTGGAGGCGGGGGAGCGCGATGCGGATGACTTTCGTCCGGGTAGCCTGGACGTCCTGGCGCAGCATGTCATGGCGCTGGCCTGCGCCGCGCCCTTTCGTGAAGAGGAATTGCTGTCGGAGATCCGCTCCGCCACGCCCTACAGCGCGCTGACCGACGACGCGTTCGCCAACGTCCTGCATTTCATCGAGGGGGGCGGCTATGCGCTGCGTGCCTATGACCGGTTCAAGCGGCTGACGCATGAGGCCGATGGCACATGGCGCGTGTCGCACCCGCGTTTCATCCAGCAGCATCGGCTGAACGCCGGCATCATCGTCGATCAGCCGGTCCTCGACGTGCGCTTCGCCAATGGCCGCAAGCTCGGTACGGTGGAGGAAGGGTTCGCCGCGACGCTGCGGCCGGGCGACAGCTTCTTCTTTTCCGGCACGGCGCTGGAGGTCGTGCGCATGGACCTCACCGACCTGATCGTTCGGGCCACATCGAAGCAAGCGCGCATCCCCACATGGGGCGGCACCCGCATGGCCATGTCCACCCGCCTTGCCGACAGGGTGCGCCACTTTCTGGCGGAGCCGGAGGAGTGGTATCGTTTCCCGGACGATGTGCGCGATTGGTTGGAAGTGCAGAAATACCGGTCGGCCCTGCCCGAGCCGGGGCAGCTGCTGATCGAGACCTTTCCGCATGAGGGGCGTCATTATCTGGTCTGCTACAGTTTCGAAGGATGGAACGCGCACCAGTCGCTGGGCATGCTGCTGACGCGCCGCATGGATGCGCAGGGGCTGATGCCGCTTGGCTTTGTGTCGAACGACTATGCGCTGGCCGTTTACGGGCTGAAGCCGGTGACTGATCCGCAAAGCCTCTTTTCCGCCGACATTCTCGATCATGAATTTGTCGAATGGGTCGAGCAGTCGAGCCTTCTCAAGCGGGCCTTCCGCGATGTTGCGGTGATCGCAGGGCTGATCGAGCGCCAGCATCCCGGCAAGCGCAAGACGGGGCGGCAGGTCACTTTTTCGACCGACCTTATCTACGATGTGCTGCGCAAATATCAGCCCGACCATCTGCTGATAAAGGCGGCCTGGGCCGACGCGCGGGCGCGGATGACGGATGTCGGGCGATTGGGCGACCTGATCGATCGCGCGTCGGCGACGATGCTGCATATCGACCTGGAAAGGGTCAGCCCGCTGGCCGTGCCCGTGCTGATCCTGATCGGGCGCGAGCAGGTGGCGCAGACTGCGGCGGAAGATGCGCTGCTGATCGAAGCAGAGGCATTGGTGGCCGAAGCCATGCGGACGGATTAA